The Quercus robur chromosome 3, dhQueRobu3.1, whole genome shotgun sequence DNA segment gttagaattatggacaaacatttgataagaaaaccacgtATGCAAGATTCATCTCCTATGCAAGATTTATCTCCTGTGCAAGATTCATTTCATATGcaagattcatcttcatcttcagatCCTGGGCTACGACAAAAGATATCATCTTATCATCCTAATAATCATGATGAAATAAGAAGACATTATTTAACAAAAGGCCCTTGTCAACCTGTTCTTCATGATTACCCTGTATCATATTTTTCTGAAAAGCCCCGTCGATTTAGATCCGAATGGTATGTAAATATAAAGTGGTTGGAATATAGTATAGACAAGGATACGgcgttttgtttttatttctacCTATTAGGGCGGCAAGATGTTGGTAAGCAAGGATGAGGTGAGACTTTTATAACAAACGGATTCATACTTTGGAATCAGCTCCCATGTTGGAGGAATTAATAGTGCTCATAACCAAGCTGTCAAAAAGAGTGAAGATCTACTGAAAGAAAAGCAACACATTCAAAGTGTTTTGGTTAAGCAATCAAATAAAGATAAACTTGATTATCAGGTTCAACTAAATGTAATAGTTGATTGCATAAGATTCCTTTTATACTGGGAATTAGCTTTTCATGGTCACGATGAATCTCAAGGTTCAAGTgataaatgaaattttcttgagCTTCTAAAATTTTTGGGGGATCACAATGAATCTATCAATGAAGTGTTGCAAACAGCTCCGAAAAATTACAAGCTTACCCACTCGGATATTCAAAAAGACATTGTGAATGCAATTGCATGTGAAACATCCAAAGCCATCATCAAAGATCTTGACAATGGGTTCTTTTCAATATTAGTTGATGAGTCACGTGATATCTTAATGAAAGAACAAATGTCCCTCGTTCTTCATTATGTGAACAAAAAAGGAATTATTATAGAGTGGTTCCTTGGTATTATATATGATACGAGAACCACCGCTTTGTCACTCAAATGTGCTATTGAATGTTTACTTTGTGAACATTATTTGAGTTTGTCAAACCTAAGTGGGCAAGGTTATGACGGGGCTAGTAATATGCAAGGTGATATCAATGgtctcaaaactttaattttgaaagagaataagTCAGCATTTTATATCCATTGTTTTCCTCATCAACTTCAATTGACACTTGTTGTCGTTGCTAAAAATGACATTAacattgttgaatttttttatgtggttaATAATTTAGTAACTGTTGTTGGAGGCTCTTGTAAGAGACAAGATGCTCTTCGAGATGCACAATTtgccaaaattaaagaagatttaGAGAATGGGACTATATTATGGGACAAATCTTAAACACCCTGGTGATACACATTGGGGATCATATTATGGGACTATTctcaacttgattttgatgttctcTGCTGTTGTTGATGTACTTGAGATTATTGAAGAAGATGGCCTCTCCGACCAAAAAGTTGAAGCTCGATCTATTATGAGGTCAATTCtatcttttgaatttgtctttgcTCTACACCtgatgaaaaacattttagggatcacaaatgagttgtcaatagcattccaaaaaaaaaaaaatcaggataTAGTAAATGCTATGGATTTTGTTAAAGTGTCTAAGCAACGATTGCAAGTGATGAGAGATGATGAATGGAAATCTTTATTGACTGAAGTGTCTTCATTTTGTACCACACATGATATTTCTATCTTGAACAtggatgaaatatttttagttaGTGGGAGGCCGTGACGCAACACTTAACAAAATCCAAATTTACATCATTATCGTGTTGAGCTATTCTACACAGTCATAGATATGCAACTTCAAGAGCTTAATAATCGTTTTTCTGAGGCGAATATCAATTTGCTACTTTGTATGGCTTGCTTGAATCCAAGTAATTCATTTGTGGCTTTTAATAAGGAAAAGTTGATATGTCTAGCTAAGTTCTATCCCTCTGATTTTCTTAGGACAGATATTTTGGCACTTGACTCTCAACTGCAGAATTACATTTTTGATATACACAGCAACGACTTCTTTTTAGAGCTTCAAGGAGTTAGTGAACTTGTTGAAAAGTTAGTAAGCACAAGGAAGCATGAGACTTATCCCTTAGTCTATTTGCTTGTGAAGTTAGCTTTGACCCTTCCAATTGCTACTACAACAgtagaaaaaagtttttcagcaatgaaatatataaaaaacgAACTGCACAATCGAATGGGAGAtcagtggatgaatgattgcttgattgtgtatattgaaaaagatgtagcttgtagcattgataatgagactatcatgcaatgatttcaaaatataaaaactcgtagaagacaattgtaaattttatgtatttgcatgtttttttattgttgttgttatcaatatataaaattttctttttattaaattgtgtaatttatgcttgttGAGGAATACCCTGACAAAAtttcctggagtcgccactgtgcCCGCTCATTATTTTTGaaagcaacctcaacattattTAATTAGAAATAGAATCCAAATACAAGGCCTCTAAAGCTGGGGGTGGAGaatcttccaaccaaacaaaatccTCACCTAAATGCTTAACATAGCGAGCTAAAGAATGGGCTACCCCATTTACACTACGACAAATACTACTAAACTCCACATGTCGCAAACCTCCATTTCCTTGCTCATTATTAGTAGTACGTAGTAGTGTTATTATCACCTACATTATTTTGAGATAGTTTTAATGAAGTTCTACACATTGATGAAATTATCATCATCACCTACATTATATCatctaaattagatttttttttttttttttcactatatgACTTGTTATTGTCCACTGTTACAAAAGTGTCTTCTTTGCGACAATAACAAAGTTTTCTTTGTGTAGTATTtgtaaatggaaaattttgcaaggaCCCAGCATATGTCACAGCAAACAATTCTTTCTTTCCCAGACTCAATATTCCTGGAAATATAGCTGCAAATAAACTTGGATCAAGTGTCAATCTTGTGAATGTCGATAAATTACCAGGTCTCAATACTCTTGGCATATCTTTGGCTCATCTCGACTTTGCCCCATATGGCTTGAATCCTCCTCACATTCACCCACGTGGCACTGAGCTTTTGGTAGTCATGGAAGGTACTCTCTTGGTTGGATTTGTCACATCCAACCCAAACAAACTCTTTACCAAAGTTCTAAACAAGGGAGATGTCTTTGTATTCCCGATTGGTCTCATTCACTTCCAATTCAACATAGGGCAAACCAATGCTATTGCATTTGCTAGTCTCAGTAGTCAAAATCCTGGGTTGATCACCATAGCAAACGCGGTCTTTGGATCTAATCCTCCAATCAATACTGATGTTCTCGCTAAGGCCTTCCAGATGGACAAGAATGTTGTTGATTATCTTCAAAAACAATTCTAGTCAAATAGCAATTGGTAAAATTATTTGTAATAGGAATGATGACCATTACAATTCTAGTAGTTGATTTGGTCCCTATTATTTTCAACACTTGTAGTCAATTTAGTCTTTGTCGTTATCTCACTAACGAAATATGCCTACATGGCAAACGGATTGTACACTTGACACATTTAAATTTACGtggcaaataaaataatattaaacaaatttatatcaCATTTAAATAATGCTATGTcagcacaatttttttaaaaacaaaaacaaaaattaatttcttaattttaaaggagaaaagaaaagaaaatttgaacaaaaaagaaaaatcataatccatataaaaaaaaaatcacaaacacaaaaaataaaataaagaatagaaGAACCTGAACCCAAAAGAACAAtgaacccagaaaaattaatttcttaaattaaaattaaaattagaattgAAGATTTGAGGTCAGAAAGTATCAACTTTATTTGGTTTGCTGGTAACTCATAGCTTCTTGGATTGACTTTGCAAACCattgtgatttaaaaaataagaagaaaaaaaaaagcaaaattatCTGAAAAGAAATCCGAAGAAACGGTAAAAATCGAAGAGAGCACAAGCCAAATAGCTCAAGTGGGTCCACAAATTTTAGTGGAAATGGttgattttcaaaaagaaatatttgCAATCGATGAAAGAAGTAAGATTTTAAGCAAAACCAAAGcaagaaaacccaaatcaaaacaaaatacccCTAGCATATAGCAGAGTGATGCATCTTTGGCATAACTGAGTTTATTTGCTTAACTTTGTAGACCTGTGCTTTCCCATCTCATaaattaacaacaacaaaaaggtAAAGTTTGGTCAATCTGATGGATGGAGGGATTTAAAACATTGCATCAAATGGTTTTCTTCTTCCTAGTTTATGGTTCAATTTGGCGAGCTAGCTTCCAAGGcaaagtttttgttttgctCTAAGTGGGTATGGGTgaatcaaaagagaaaagagacagggggagagagagagagagagaggcattaCCAAATAGCTCATTTAATTGTGATTGGTTTTACTGGCCAACTAAAAAGTTGGTGGGATCATGATTTAAACAATAGTGACAAACTAAATATTTTATCTgctattaaaaaagaagttgaCTGAACTGTAATAATGACAAATAATAACTCGTCACAAGATGTAGTAAATACATTAATATTTGCTATAACTAAACACTTTGTTGGAGACCCCAATCgatataaagaaagaatattagATGTTTTGATCAATTTAAGATGTCCACAATTGTCAGATTTTAGATGGTataaagatgtttttatttctaaagTCTTAAGTAGAAATGATTGTCAATAGACTTattgtaaagaaaattttatagcAAGTTTACCTTATTTCTTTGCACAAAAAGTTAGACTTGACATAGCTAAAAATGACGGAACTATATATTATCCTAATTTAACTTACGGAGACATAatatcttaaattaattaaacatGTTTATGGTTATGCAATGATTTAAGACTTAAAagtcaaatagaaaaaaaaaatgctaagaaaGAACTAGGAACCttttgtgagcaatatgaatttGATCCATTAATTGCTCCAtctagaagaagaaagaaagagaaaacataTATTGATAGATACGAAAGACAGAATAATAAGAAACAAATTACTTGCTACAAATGTGGTAAAATAGGACATATAAGTAAAAATTGCAGAGTTAAGGCATAGATTAATAAACTTGATTTGATAGAcgatataaaaattaaattaatgaatatatttttaaattcaacTGACAGTGAATAAGAAGAGATAGATAATAATATTTATCAAATAGACAATAGTGAAAATTCATCAGAAATAGATAGTTCTTCGGAAGACGaagtaaaaggaaaatgaaaataagtgttttaaccAAGCAAGAAGATTTAATTATGGATCTTATAGATAGATTACCAAATTTacaggaaaagaaagaatatttacataaaataaaagattccctaattttgacaaaaaaaaaaaaaaaaacggaaaTAGATATAAAAGAAGCTAaattaacttataatttttcagaaatCATTGAGAGAtttaaacaaagaaataaaccTATAACTATACAGGACTTATAGACAgaaataaatacattaaaaCAAGAACTAAAAGAcctaaaatcagaaaattttacCATAAAAGAAATAACTGAATAGATGATAGCACAAATAATTAATCTGAATGATAGAATTGATCTCAAGGATAGACTAAATGTTAATAGAGCAGACCCCTTTTTGATAGATCCCCCTTCCTCAAAAAcaattatttactaaaaaaatgaagaagaaaactataaagataatatttagaaaataatttcttaaatCTAATTGACAGGCTTATGTTTTAGAAATGGCCTACAGAAATAACTTAGGTAATTAATAAAGAATTTTCATTGACGGTCATTGCTCTTGTTGATTCTGGAGCAGATTTAAATTGTATACAAGAAGGATTAGTACCTTCTAAATATTATGAGAAATCAACAAATAGATTAACCCAAACTAATGGAGAtagattaaaaattaattatagacTAACTAATGCTCATATCTGCAATGATAgaatataagtgcttgtaggaTATAGGAGGCAAAGGCCGAGGTTCAAGTTTCcagaagggagtttcacacacatatacacttagattagactaaagtaaaatttctattttgtataaaaaataataattaaaaaaaaaaaaaaaacccttttgtCTTTGTGAATGAATTATCCTCCAAAGTCATTCTAGGAAATCCATTTATGGCCCTTCTTTACACCTTTCTCACCTCTAATGATGGAATAAGGACTAATGTACTTGGAAAAGATATCCTCTTTAAATTCATACTAACCCCTATTCCTAATGAAATACATTTGCCGAAAGATCTTTCGATTTTCCCTAAACATGATTGACAGAAAAGAAAGACGCTTATTAATTTCATAACAAGACATAATGAGACTTAACTAGCAATAGATGATACTACCCGAGAGCAATTtgattttatctattatactatatatttcaaaagttttacaTTTCTCTTAttatatttgcattttattttaccCTGTACTTTACCCTCTTTTAGAAATGTCCTCCTACAAAAAGTATCTCTAACCAAAATCTAAACAGAATACCCACGAAGAGACATAAGCCGTTTTCACAAGATGCCAAAGGAAAAGGCAAGATGGATGAGATAAATGGCCCCAATATAGAGGTGAATACTCAAAAAGAGACAGAAAATATCTTTGATGATCTAAATGTAGCGTTCAGGCTAAAGCATTTAGAGTTATTTGAAAAAAGCATGAAGGCCCTTAAGGCGTAATTGCTATCCCTTAATCTTAATACTGAAATTAACAGTCAATTTCCGGGCAAGCAATACAGCCATTCCAAGGCTAAAATTATAGAATTCATATGTGGTACTGGTCATTCTAAATACAGCCCAAAAGCTATGTTTAGGACTAGATAGTCCTTTGCCAACCTACTACCAGAAATCCAACAAAGGATTTTCTCTAGTAGGACATATACAGCAACCTTTGACAGATGGTTGGATCAACTCCAATGTCTAGTCCTAGCAGAAGAAACAGTTGAATACAATGAAAGATTTCACCACTACTTCGGACTTTGCACATTAATAGTTTATGAACAGCCCTGCATCTTCCCAGGATTACTGTTCCAACTAGACAATTATTCTAACAGAGCATTTTACATAGAAGACTACATTGAAGACTGCCCTCTTTATAAAGACTATTTAAGAAAGATTGTCGTTTTCATTTATCAGAATTATTTGAAGTAGGTTTTATCAGAGAGATAACTATCCACCATAACAGACAGTTAGATTCAATGCCAGACATTGTTAGAGACACCCTCTCCCAATTCCTAGAAGAAAGACCAGAAGAGTATGGAGCACTCTTCCTAAATGGCTCCCAGACAAATGGATGGAAGTAGAACTAGCCAAACATGTTCTACTGATCAATCCAATTGGCAGATGCACCAGATTTTCTCATGGAGATACTTTTCTACAGTTCCATGATCTGATCCAGGTTATGGAAAGCAGATGACAGGAGACAGATTATGGAAAAAAGATGTCAATTAATTGCTAACGAGCTCTACATAGATAACCAAGAGATTGCTAGCAATaacaaaattatcatttttggCAATAACAGATGCATAATTCCCTTCTTCACAAGACTACGACCCCACACTTCAGGTGCCTGGAACCTGACAGACAGCCGTAAAACTACAAGCAGTCAGCTATTGCCCTCACTGTGAAGAATTCAAACCAACAGAACATGAATGCCAACCCATGTACATTGACATAGAAGTAGATAACTCTGACCCCCTTGACTATGACAACTATGTAGATACAGACTGACCCTTACCAACAAGCATGGCAAATAGACACGGTTCAATAGCACAAGATAGGTAAAAGAATCTTCTCGTTTTTATAATTGTAAGAAGATAGAATAAGGACAAAAGAAGATAGAAAGAAgatagaaagaagaaagaaaggaaggaaCGGCAAAGCCTTATAATTGCAACAAGACAGAACATGGACAAAAGAAgatagaaagaagaaagaaaggaagaaatgaCAAAGCCTGCATAGTGAAAACAAAAACGTCACTATTCatgaaaagtttaaactattcaTTTAATAGCACCTTCCACCAATAGATTAACTAGGGTTCACTTTTTGCAACCAGAGTTACTTTTCAAGGCATACCATGGTTCACTACTTCTATAAATAGACAGACTCTTAAAGAAAGAAGATAGGTCCTAAGTTCACTACTCACCCAAAAGGTATAGTTCTAATGTCTAAtaacaaattttctctcttgTATCTAAGAAAGACTTCCGCCCCTTTCTCTTTTGTAATCTTTCCTCTCTAGTCTCTACAAACTTGTAACATTTCCTCTCCCATTACAGAAATCTTGTATCTCCCATTACAGACTTGTAATCTTTCCTCCCTTTACATAATTTATAATATAGTTTCTGAATCTTGTATCTATAAAGAAGGATGGTGTTCATCCACCTATTTCAATAAAGCTTCCAAGATAGATTTCCTTTCAAgtaagaatttattatttaaattatatttgtaaagttgtgatttcaaactatgttttgttggctttaattttgtgtcaattgttgTGTTAATTATTTCTCTACatgtttgtgggatttaatgtaagggttAAGTGTGAGAGTTTGGTGAAGATTTGCAAAGAACAGTGAAGTTCATGACTTGATCATGATTGGATTGTGACTGGTTTATGAGTGGACAATCCGCGAAAGGtcatgtgagaagcacatgctggaagcTAAATAGTCAAGTGCCCGAAGGAATTTCGCAAGTCATTTTGTGACTGGACCAACTCGCGTATGACCCGCGAAACTCACTACCTAGATGTTTTTAAAGTGTGCTTTCCTCATTTCTTTACCCTGCACTATATAAGCCCACATTACCCACGAAATTGTAAGGAGACTTTCAGAAAGAAAACTAATAACATGTCTTGGTGTCATCTTGTGTTTGTATCTATAAGAGGCAAAAAaattaagccaattataaaatggtaaattctaaattaatgtcattaaattaaatgatgaCATGTGAGATCCAAATTGACATCACATTGGCATATCAAAATTTGTCACATGTCATTTGGCCcacaagataaagataaatttcctattcaaaatttataattatctttattaaaataaataaataaaataaagataaattttctattcaaaattgatagataattatctttattaaaataaattaaatagtggtaattatttatctttgttgattattatctttatcaaaatatgatatagataaatagagataattatctctaagaaGAATTTGGGCTAATCAAAAGTCTATTACATACTTTCAAGCATATCAATTCAAAGTGGAACTTATCCTCtgaaatcactataaatagaggacaCTCCTTCTCATTTTCAACACCACATTTTCAAGAGGCCCAAGCTCTAGAGAAATTCTGTCTCAAGAatctttgaagaacttgaagcGTCTTTGAAGATCTTGAAGAACATTCAAAGGGCTTGAAGAACTTGAAGGACAACAAATCTCTAACAAGCTCAAGGCTAGAGATTCATTGTGAAGACCGTTCAATCCATCTTCTAACCAAAGTCAAGAAGATCTCTTGTTCGAGTTTTTTGAAGTTCTATTGGAATTAAGCTAAAAAGCcttcataaacctcaacaaaCCCAAATCTTTGAAGCTCAACGaatcaagcctctaaagccccgaagaacttcaaCCTAAGAGCCTTCACATTCGAAGACTTGAagaacaataaatctctaataagCTCAAAGCTAGAGACTTGTTGTGAAGATCGTTCAATCCATTTTACAACCAAAGTCAAGAATGTCTCTTGTTCGAGTCAAGTTCAAAGAAGATAGAATCAGAgggtattcttttgtaaaagaattgaaatagagattgtactcattattcaccaatacaaatttatatttgcaaaccatatttcttttcaattgtttaattttctgcaattgggaaattttgtgtttacaaaTTTTTGGCACGCCCGATGGGACCATCTCTACATCTCAtctcttcttcatcaaattgtcaCATCTTTTGAAGCCTTATGGCTTCAAAGAAGACTCAAATTAATAATCCTCTTTTTGAAACAAGTGAAGTTGATCTACTCAATTCTAACTCTTCGTCAAGTCCTGATATTCCCTATACTGGACCCATGACAAGGAGAAGGATAAAAGCCCTTGCAGAAGTCTATGATCAAACGACACCCATACCCTAATCCTCGTTTGTTTTCAACACTTTTGAAACCGAGAAGTCATAAACAGACTCATCTACTCAGGGGGCAAGCAAAGATGTAGCTAGCCTCGTCAAAGAAATGTTGTCTCAACCAGATTTGTCACCAAAACCTACACAAGAAGCTCCaattattgaagaaaagaatgaaTCACTTGATGGCTCTGAattctctttttcaaaaaatattccTACTTCCAAGCTTAGGGAATCCCTTCACTCTGTTGGTTCATCTACCATGCTTGTCATGATTACTAATACAACATCTTTGGAGGAACAAGTCTCGACTATAGCCCAGACTTTAGAAGAGCTAATGAAGTCCATGAAAGAGAAGGAAGCATTGAGAGACACAGAAATAACTTTCTTGATGGATAAGATGGGGAATACATCTGGAACGAATCATGAAGATGAAAGCTGTCAATCAAAACAAACCCATAATGACAAACTCGAGAGTTTAACAAAGGATCTCAAACTCTCTGCAGATGGGTCTATCTCTTCTGACCAGCTCAAGAAGTTAATCAAGGAAGCTATCAAAGACCAAGTTAGGGGTGGAAGTCAATTGTCCATTGCCTACGCCAAATCATACACTCAAGGATAGATCTCTTGAGGATGCCTCAAAACTATCAACCACCAAAGTTTCAATAGTTTGAAGGTAAAGGCAATCCAAGGCAGCATGTAGCTCATTTCGTGGAAACTTGTAACAATGCTGGTACTTATGGGGATCTCATGGTCAAGAAATTCGTTCATTCTTTGAAAGGAAATGTGTTTGATTGGTATACTGATCTAACGACTGGCTCTATTGATAGTTGGAATCAGATGGAAAGAGAATTCCTAAACCGTTTCTATAGTACTCGACATACTGTTAGTATGATAGAACTTACCAATTCAAAGCAGTGGAAAGAAGAGCCTGTCATTGATTACATTCAACGGTGGAGAAACCTTAGTCTTAACTGCAAGGATCAATTATCTGAGGCGTCGCAATTGAGATGTGCATTCAAGGAATGAATTGGGCTATAAGCTATATCCTACAAGGAATAAAGCctaaaacatttg contains these protein-coding regions:
- the LOC126718184 gene encoding germin-like protein subfamily 1 member 7 isoform X3: MMKGVPYLVTVAILALAFSLASAYDPSPLQDFCVAINKTDSAVFVNGKFCKDPAYVTANNSFFPRLNIPGNIAANKLGSSVNLVNVDKLPGLNTLGISLAHLDFAPYGLNPPHIHPRGTELLVVMEGTLLVGFVTSNPNKLFTKVLNKGDVFVFPIGLIHFQFNIGQTNAIAFASLSSQNPGLITIANAVFGSNPPINTDVLAKAFQMDKNVVDYLQKQF